In the Nitrospirales bacterium LBB_01 genome, one interval contains:
- a CDS encoding DUF1049 domain-containing protein, whose translation MIRFTSLLFLSVLCCVFYLAIYNSHSVRLHITKELAYDLPLIALMAISTVIGAIIMFVIFFIRDTKNYIQSKLAQKKRKKEEMSQGAVETTDKIPAFETNNNLVMCKKHEIFEQQSRWDELIRLQKTIIKNLPDNDSQKEAQQRILHGYEYEYGRQSLENSEIEKAGKIFKDVIKYDKSFIPAHLGLAEVFLLEGNTEAGINYLEKVHKETNSLIILARLEDLLINESEPSRLIRIYKNALSDRPDADAIKLFLGKLYYRLEMLDEALDIFNSFDGTSTYSEVHKIKGSLHLRRNDCEKAAAEFLKVIGLKRALRIPYHCLNCNHETSDWEGRCPSCKTWNTYDFNFDKHQKP comes from the coding sequence ATGATAAGATTTACATCGTTATTGTTTCTTTCTGTGTTGTGCTGTGTTTTTTATCTTGCTATTTACAACAGTCACTCTGTAAGACTGCACATTACAAAAGAACTTGCCTATGACCTTCCCTTAATAGCCCTTATGGCAATCTCTACTGTAATCGGGGCTATCATTATGTTTGTGATTTTCTTTATACGCGACACTAAAAACTATATTCAATCAAAGTTAGCGCAAAAGAAACGCAAAAAAGAGGAAATGTCTCAGGGAGCAGTGGAAACGACCGATAAAATTCCAGCGTTTGAGACCAATAACAACCTTGTCATGTGCAAAAAACACGAGATATTTGAGCAACAGTCACGATGGGATGAGCTTATTCGTCTGCAAAAAACAATAATTAAGAATCTGCCTGATAATGATTCCCAAAAGGAGGCTCAACAGAGAATTCTACATGGTTATGAATATGAGTACGGCAGGCAGTCTCTGGAAAACTCCGAAATTGAAAAAGCAGGGAAGATATTTAAGGATGTGATAAAGTATGATAAGTCTTTCATTCCTGCTCATCTTGGGCTTGCTGAGGTGTTTTTGCTTGAGGGCAACACAGAGGCTGGTATAAATTATCTTGAAAAGGTTCACAAGGAAACAAACTCTTTGATAATCCTTGCACGGCTTGAGGATTTACTTATAAATGAGAGCGAACCGTCGCGGCTTATCCGAATATATAAAAACGCCCTTTCTGACAGGCCTGATGCTGATGCTATAAAGCTTTTTCTTGGCAAACTCTACTATCGTCTTGAAATGCTTGACGAAGCGCTGGATATTTTCAACTCCTTTGACGGCACATCCACATACTCTGAGGTGCATAAGATAAAGGGGAGCCTCCACTTACGAAGGAACGATTGTGAAAAAGCAGCCGCAGAGTTTCTAAAAGTTATAGGGCTTAAGAGAGCGCTGAGAATCCCGTATCACTGCTTAAACTGTAACCATGAGACGTCAGACTGGGAGGGACGCTGCCCATCCTGCAAAACATGGAACACCTACGACTTCAACTTTGATAAGCACCAGAAACCATGA
- the rsfS gene encoding ribosome silencing factor, translating into MEKTETHLKTVVEALSEKMGEDTVVLDLRGLTQIADYFIISTGNSVPHIRALSDSVESKLRENKIKPLHIEGQRNNSWIILDYGDILVHIFNPEARAYYELERFWLDAHRVSFNNTSQPNTASLN; encoded by the coding sequence TTGGAAAAAACTGAGACACATTTAAAGACAGTAGTGGAGGCTCTTTCAGAGAAAATGGGCGAGGACACCGTAGTGTTGGATTTAAGAGGACTAACCCAGATAGCTGATTATTTTATTATTAGTACTGGAAACTCAGTGCCGCATATAAGGGCATTGTCAGATAGCGTGGAAAGTAAGCTAAGGGAAAATAAAATAAAACCTCTGCACATAGAGGGACAAAGGAACAACAGTTGGATTATTTTAGACTACGGTGACATACTGGTTCACATCTTTAATCCTGAGGCAAGAGCGTACTACGAGTTAGAGAGATTTTGGCTTGACGCCCACAGGGTGAGTTTTAATAATACCTCGCAACCCAATACGGCGTCTCTGAACTAA
- the nadD gene encoding nicotinate (nicotinamide) nucleotide adenylyltransferase, producing the protein MQLRSIGLFGGTFNPVHYGHLRAAEEVLTAFSLEKVVFIPSCNPPLKKQGLAPSDDRLEMVRLAAESNVRFEVSDIESKRQGLSYTIWTLKELLQDYGDHAVLYFILGMDSFLDLPNWYQALDVISTVNFIILTRPPLNENEILKSPYVDADALSFYASKNVTKVKLKHKKDAFLLKVTAIDISSTQIRQLISRGESVKYLLPENVQSYIIHKGLYREQSTE; encoded by the coding sequence TTGCAATTAAGGAGTATAGGGCTATTTGGCGGCACCTTCAATCCTGTCCACTACGGGCATCTCAGGGCGGCAGAGGAGGTTTTGACCGCTTTTTCATTGGAAAAAGTGGTTTTTATTCCCTCCTGTAATCCACCTCTAAAAAAGCAGGGTCTTGCCCCGTCTGATGACAGACTTGAAATGGTCAGACTTGCCGCAGAAAGTAACGTACGCTTTGAAGTCTCAGACATCGAGAGCAAACGGCAGGGGCTTTCCTACACAATATGGACGCTAAAGGAGTTACTTCAAGATTACGGAGACCACGCCGTCCTTTATTTTATACTTGGAATGGATTCATTTTTGGATCTGCCTAACTGGTATCAAGCTCTGGATGTTATCTCAACAGTTAATTTTATAATTCTTACAAGACCGCCCCTTAATGAAAATGAAATTTTAAAGTCCCCCTATGTTGATGCTGACGCTCTGAGCTTTTACGCATCAAAAAATGTAACCAAAGTTAAACTAAAACACAAAAAAGACGCATTCCTTCTAAAGGTAACCGCAATAGATATCTCCTCAACCCAAATCAGGCAATTAATCAGCCGCGGGGAAAGTGTAAAATACCTCTTGCCTGAAAACGTCCAATCGTATATAATTCATAAGGGGCTCTATAGAGAGCAAAGCACAGAGTGA
- a CDS encoding glycoside hydrolase → MKEAIKVNEPELTRLTKQYIEGTNICKVTFMLPREATENAQKVTLTGDFNDWDTEATPLKKDKNGIFSVTVELEAETEHPYKFLIDGERWENDWNADRYEKSCLGNFENSIVELYRD, encoded by the coding sequence ATGAAAGAAGCAATAAAGGTAAATGAGCCGGAGTTAACTCGGCTTACAAAACAATATATCGAGGGAACCAACATCTGCAAAGTTACGTTTATGCTGCCAAGGGAGGCTACGGAAAACGCTCAAAAAGTAACTTTAACCGGTGACTTTAACGATTGGGATACGGAGGCCACACCACTTAAAAAAGATAAAAACGGCATTTTTTCGGTCACTGTTGAATTAGAAGCGGAAACGGAACATCCGTACAAGTTTCTGATAGACGGGGAGCGTTGGGAAAACGATTGGAATGCTGACAGATACGAAAAAAGCTGTCTGGGTAATTTTGAAAACTCAATAGTGGAGTTATACAGAGATTGA
- the cobT gene encoding nicotinate-nucleotide--dimethylbenzimidazole phosphoribosyltransferase, which translates to MTISEATAKIKPLDDKYIKLSQERLDSLTKPRGSLGKLEDFAKRLCAIYQTDMPEMPKKAVFVFAGDHGVVEEGVSAYPSEVTPQMVFNFLRGGAGINVLARHAGADVFVIDMGVNHVFKDCPGLIDKKVVSGTKNMCKGPAMSKDEAARTVEAGIALALEYAEKGYQLFGTGDMGIGNTTPSSAITSVLTGLSPQAVTSRGTGIDDAALAKKVKAIETAIAVNKPDKHDALDVLSKVGGAEIGGIAGLCIGAASVGIPVVVDGFISSAGAAIACLLDKRVSAYLIGSHMSQEGGHRPLLNFMGVEPLFDFNMRLGEGTGAALAMTVLDASLKIYREMATFAEAMVSDTDKDIHKG; encoded by the coding sequence ATGACAATTTCAGAAGCAACTGCCAAAATAAAGCCATTAGATGATAAATACATAAAATTATCACAAGAGAGGCTCGATAGCTTAACCAAACCGAGAGGCTCTCTGGGGAAACTTGAGGATTTTGCTAAACGGCTCTGTGCCATATATCAGACGGATATGCCTGAGATGCCAAAGAAGGCCGTCTTTGTGTTTGCCGGAGATCACGGAGTGGTTGAGGAGGGAGTGTCGGCGTATCCCTCAGAGGTGACCCCTCAGATGGTGTTTAATTTTTTAAGGGGAGGGGCAGGTATAAATGTTTTAGCCAGACATGCCGGCGCTGATGTTTTTGTAATAGACATGGGGGTCAACCACGTTTTTAAGGACTGTCCAGGTCTGATAGATAAAAAGGTGGTCTCAGGCACAAAGAATATGTGTAAGGGGCCTGCTATGAGCAAAGATGAGGCAGCAAGGACAGTTGAGGCAGGAATAGCGCTGGCTCTTGAGTATGCTGAAAAAGGTTATCAGTTATTTGGCACGGGCGACATGGGAATAGGAAACACAACCCCTTCTTCTGCAATAACCTCAGTGCTTACCGGACTATCGCCTCAGGCCGTTACAAGCCGCGGCACGGGAATAGACGATGCGGCGCTTGCTAAGAAAGTAAAAGCCATAGAAACTGCTATTGCAGTAAATAAACCTGACAAACATGACGCCCTTGATGTGCTTTCAAAAGTGGGCGGAGCTGAAATAGGCGGGATTGCAGGACTCTGCATAGGGGCGGCATCCGTTGGAATACCGGTAGTGGTGGATGGGTTTATATCGTCAGCGGGAGCTGCGATAGCCTGTCTGTTAGACAAGCGTGTGTCGGCATATCTTATAGGCAGCCACATGTCTCAGGAGGGTGGACACAGACCTCTTTTAAATTTCATGGGAGTTGAGCCGCTTTTTGACTTTAACATGAGACTAGGTGAGGGAACTGGAGCAGCACTTGCCATGACAGTTTTGGATGCCTCGCTTAAGATTTACAGAGAGATGGCAACTTTTGCTGAGGCTATGGTTTCTGACACTGATAAAGATATTCATAAAGGGTGA
- a CDS encoding DsbC family protein translates to MLKKLLIFLGVFLALAAYCSAETPEEAFKKSFPQVKYDSIKESPVKGVYEILAGSEIVYFDPATGILILGEMRMNDGKNLTSASLMAVIKDRVKNIPFEKGMKIGDGKNIVVEFTDPDCPFCRRADAFLRTKKDITRYVFLYPLVQLHPNAEKKAKFILCAKDKIKTFYDVMDGKYDDKEIAVCNDDKVEEMLKEYRKVGDKVGVSNSGTPFLIVNGEPVQGANIPLINKYLGEPEEQAPAKTPDKHEDEKAPAKQDSNK, encoded by the coding sequence GTGTTAAAAAAACTGCTTATTTTTCTCGGTGTTTTCTTAGCCCTTGCGGCATATTGCAGTGCAGAAACACCTGAGGAGGCGTTTAAAAAGTCATTTCCACAGGTTAAATACGACTCAATAAAGGAATCCCCAGTTAAGGGAGTTTACGAGATTCTGGCGGGATCTGAGATTGTTTATTTTGACCCTGCAACTGGTATTTTAATCTTAGGCGAGATGCGGATGAATGACGGCAAGAATCTGACATCGGCAAGTTTAATGGCAGTCATAAAGGATCGTGTAAAGAATATTCCATTTGAAAAGGGTATGAAAATTGGCGACGGTAAAAATATCGTTGTTGAATTCACCGACCCTGACTGCCCGTTTTGCAGACGCGCCGATGCCTTCTTAAGGACTAAAAAAGATATTACCCGTTATGTTTTCCTGTACCCATTAGTCCAATTGCATCCTAACGCAGAAAAGAAAGCAAAGTTTATTCTCTGTGCTAAGGACAAAATTAAGACTTTTTACGACGTTATGGATGGTAAATATGACGACAAAGAAATCGCTGTATGTAATGATGATAAAGTAGAGGAGATGTTAAAGGAATATCGCAAAGTTGGTGACAAGGTTGGAGTGTCAAACTCTGGCACCCCATTTCTGATTGTTAACGGTGAACCGGTTCAAGGCGCTAACATCCCGCTTATCAACAAGTATCTTGGTGAGCCGGAGGAACAAGCACCTGCTAAAACTCCTGACAAGCATGAGGATGAGAAAGCCCCCGCAAAGCAGGATAGCAACAAATAA
- the htpG gene encoding molecular chaperone HtpG, translating into MTKEILEFKTEVNQLLDLMIHSLYSHKEVFLRELISNASDAIDKARYESLTNADIQKDGGEWKIKLSIDKAAGTLTISDNGIGMNKEEGIRELGTIARSGTMEFLAKLKEKSPDDSTEMIGQFGVGFYSSFMVADRVVLISKKAGTNDCVRWESTADGTFTVEDTEKATRGTDVILYIKEEEKEKYLTEYELRRIVTKYSDYIDYPVVMDVERQKESEIDKGKKYTVTEEEKLNSQKAIWLRDKSEITESEYNEFYKHVAHDFTDPTKVIHYKAEGTTEFTALLFIPSRMPFDIFYKDFKYGPMLYVRRVQIMEHCEELIPQYLRFVKGVVDSSDLPLNVSREILQNNRQIEVINKNLTKKVSDSLSDMKQNEFDKYLGFYKQFGRILKEGIHFSYEKRETVADLLLFSSTATETGKYTTLKDYTANMKEDQKDIYYMTATDFEDAIHSPYLETFKEKGYEVLILLDEIDDMIFTGFQYGDKDFKSALRGDITLDKAKEEEKKESEKKYKKLLDLISTRLKGDVKEARFSGRLKDSPCCLVGDEGAMDANMERLFRSMGKDVPNTKKIFELNPTHPLIEAMNELFEHDQKSEKLPKYIDMLYNQALVLEGSRPKDSQLFASMVSELMVKDMKST; encoded by the coding sequence GTGACAAAGGAAATTTTAGAGTTTAAAACAGAGGTAAATCAGCTGTTGGATTTAATGATCCATTCGCTGTACTCACACAAAGAGGTTTTTCTGCGTGAGCTTATCTCTAATGCCTCAGACGCTATAGATAAGGCCCGCTACGAGTCGTTGACTAATGCAGATATTCAAAAAGACGGCGGCGAGTGGAAAATTAAATTGTCTATAGATAAAGCGGCCGGTACGCTTACGATAAGCGACAATGGTATAGGCATGAATAAAGAGGAGGGCATACGAGAGCTTGGCACTATTGCCCGCTCAGGAACTATGGAGTTTTTGGCAAAACTAAAAGAGAAATCCCCTGATGACTCCACAGAGATGATAGGGCAGTTTGGCGTTGGGTTTTACTCCTCGTTTATGGTAGCAGACAGGGTTGTGCTGATTTCAAAAAAAGCCGGCACCAACGACTGCGTTCGTTGGGAATCTACGGCAGACGGCACATTTACTGTTGAAGACACTGAAAAAGCAACACGCGGAACTGATGTAATACTCTACATAAAAGAAGAGGAAAAAGAGAAATATCTCACAGAGTATGAACTTAGACGTATCGTTACAAAGTACTCCGACTACATTGACTATCCTGTTGTAATGGACGTGGAGCGGCAAAAGGAAAGTGAAATTGACAAGGGCAAGAAATATACCGTTACTGAGGAGGAGAAACTTAATTCCCAAAAAGCCATCTGGCTTAGGGATAAGTCTGAGATAACAGAGTCCGAGTACAACGAGTTTTACAAACACGTTGCTCACGACTTTACTGACCCCACAAAAGTTATTCACTATAAGGCTGAGGGTACAACGGAGTTTACAGCCCTTTTGTTTATACCCTCAAGGATGCCGTTTGATATTTTCTATAAGGATTTCAAGTACGGCCCTATGCTCTACGTAAGACGAGTTCAAATTATGGAACACTGCGAGGAGCTGATTCCTCAGTATTTGCGATTTGTAAAAGGAGTGGTAGATTCCTCAGATTTGCCGCTGAATGTTTCCAGAGAAATCCTGCAAAACAACCGGCAAATTGAGGTTATCAACAAAAATCTGACGAAAAAGGTGAGTGACTCTCTCTCGGATATGAAACAAAATGAGTTTGACAAATATCTGGGATTTTATAAGCAATTCGGACGAATCCTTAAAGAGGGCATACACTTTAGTTATGAAAAACGAGAGACTGTGGCTGATCTGCTTCTTTTTAGCTCTACCGCCACTGAAACCGGTAAATACACTACTCTTAAAGATTACACGGCAAACATGAAAGAAGACCAGAAGGACATCTACTACATGACGGCTACGGATTTTGAAGACGCTATCCATTCCCCTTATCTGGAGACTTTTAAAGAGAAGGGCTATGAGGTGCTGATTCTGCTTGATGAGATAGACGATATGATTTTTACAGGGTTTCAGTACGGAGATAAAGACTTTAAATCGGCACTGAGAGGCGATATCACACTGGATAAGGCTAAAGAGGAGGAAAAGAAAGAGAGTGAGAAGAAGTACAAAAAGCTGTTGGATTTAATCTCCACGCGGCTTAAGGGCGATGTAAAAGAGGCGCGGTTTTCTGGCAGACTGAAAGACTCCCCGTGCTGCCTTGTTGGTGATGAGGGAGCTATGGATGCTAACATGGAACGACTTTTCCGCTCTATGGGCAAAGATGTTCCCAACACAAAGAAAATCTTTGAGCTTAATCCGACACATCCTCTTATTGAGGCAATGAATGAGCTTTTTGAGCACGATCAGAAAAGTGAGAAACTCCCTAAGTACATTGATATGCTCTACAATCAGGCATTGGTTTTAGAAGGGAGCAGGCCGAAGGATTCCCAGTTGTTTGCTTCTATGGTATCAGAGCTGATGGTTAAGGATATGAAAAGCACTTGA
- a CDS encoding DUF4412 domain-containing protein, with protein sequence MKRAVICLVVFISMLLSVTEAVCAPPENFTAEMTVMDMTMKIAKMGSKTRIEAHSAPGLVTILLSDDKKIIYLSTKAKKYALDLMQSSLAPMYEDDLVLEKRPIGTQTIAGHRCERYDALFSRKDRPDEKLEAMIWEAEDLGNLIIRYEYETKDSEGKSTVVTAQLRNIVIGGAKASMFAIPKGYKKVSSVSKLTTNAATSGKEK encoded by the coding sequence GTGAAAAGAGCTGTAATTTGCCTTGTTGTTTTTATTTCGATGTTGTTATCAGTTACAGAGGCTGTTTGTGCCCCGCCTGAGAATTTTACCGCTGAGATGACTGTTATGGATATGACCATGAAAATAGCCAAAATGGGCAGCAAAACCCGTATTGAAGCTCATAGTGCGCCAGGGCTTGTTACAATACTTTTGTCAGATGACAAAAAAATCATATATCTATCGACGAAAGCTAAGAAGTATGCGCTGGATTTGATGCAAAGCTCTCTTGCTCCAATGTATGAAGACGATTTAGTGTTAGAGAAAAGGCCAATCGGTACTCAGACAATAGCAGGGCACAGGTGTGAAAGATATGATGCGCTTTTTTCCAGAAAAGACAGACCTGATGAAAAGCTTGAAGCTATGATATGGGAGGCTGAGGATTTAGGAAATTTGATTATTCGCTACGAATATGAGACAAAAGACAGCGAAGGTAAATCAACCGTCGTTACAGCTCAGTTAAGAAACATTGTAATAGGAGGCGCTAAAGCCTCTATGTTTGCCATACCCAAAGGTTACAAGAAAGTATCCTCTGTCTCCAAACTGACAACCAATGCTGCAACCAGCGGCAAAGAGAAATAA
- a CDS encoding thioredoxin domain-containing protein yields MNKLKDEKSPYLLQHAENPVNWYPWSDEAFNRAKEEDKPVFLSIGYSTCHWCHVMKRESFEDTEVAELLNDTFISIKLDREERPDIDNIYMTVCQMITGKGGWPLTIIMFPDGRPFFAATYIPKIGRGSMPGMLELIPQIKSIWRQKRSELMQVAEKITEKLNEPAYHPHEDNTVSSELTDKTYQALAASYDNDNGGFSHAPKFPTPHNVLFLLRYYFETGTKFALHMAEKTLYAMRMGGTYDHIGHGFHRYSTDSRWHVPHFEKMLYDQALLAIAYTEAYQVTRNPFYEKTAREILTYVLRDMRSYEGAFYCAEDAESQGQEGLFYLWRYDDIVKLLSPDESKIVTAIFNIKAEGNFHDEITGSLSGMNILYMVKTAGTQAESELLESALKKLYNERTKRIPPGRDDKILTDLNGLMAAALAIAGGAFNDDSFIKAAKGSVLFIENAMATESGALYHRFRDGHSAINSTINDYAALTWALIELYETTFESTFLTKAVKYMDFILDNFWDNEASGFFFTSKTSETLIARQKELYDGALPSGNSISLYNMLRLSRITGSHTLEEKALTFIDAFYGKIREHPAAYPFFVLAAGLAHGKRNEIVVAGNTDESVKILKTLRQNFLPNSVFVLKSTDTGGDNPTDYTKDMSGIDGKPAIYICTGNACQKPVTDLSEALRIVSSTF; encoded by the coding sequence ATGAATAAATTAAAAGATGAGAAGAGTCCCTACTTGCTCCAACATGCTGAAAACCCTGTTAACTGGTACCCTTGGTCTGATGAGGCTTTCAATAGGGCAAAGGAGGAGGATAAGCCCGTTTTTCTATCGATTGGGTACTCCACCTGCCACTGGTGCCATGTGATGAAACGTGAGAGTTTTGAGGATACCGAAGTGGCAGAGCTTCTTAACGATACGTTTATTTCCATTAAATTAGACAGGGAGGAGCGCCCCGACATAGACAACATTTATATGACAGTATGTCAGATGATAACCGGAAAAGGAGGCTGGCCGCTTACAATTATCATGTTCCCTGACGGCAGACCGTTTTTTGCCGCTACATACATTCCAAAAATAGGGAGAGGCTCAATGCCGGGAATGTTAGAGTTAATACCGCAAATTAAAAGCATCTGGAGGCAAAAACGCTCTGAGCTTATGCAAGTAGCTGAAAAAATCACTGAAAAACTCAACGAACCTGCATATCATCCACATGAAGACAACACTGTAAGCAGTGAATTAACCGATAAAACATATCAGGCACTTGCTGCAAGTTATGACAATGACAACGGCGGATTTTCTCATGCACCTAAATTTCCTACTCCTCACAACGTTTTATTTTTATTAAGATACTATTTTGAGACCGGCACTAAGTTTGCACTTCATATGGCGGAAAAAACTCTGTACGCTATGCGCATGGGTGGGACTTACGATCACATTGGGCATGGTTTCCACCGCTACAGCACAGACAGCCGCTGGCATGTGCCTCACTTTGAAAAAATGCTCTATGACCAGGCACTTTTAGCGATAGCCTATACGGAGGCTTATCAGGTAACCAGAAATCCATTTTACGAAAAAACAGCCCGAGAAATCCTGACCTATGTATTAAGAGATATGCGGAGCTACGAGGGCGCTTTTTACTGTGCCGAGGATGCTGAAAGTCAGGGACAGGAGGGCTTGTTTTACCTTTGGCGTTATGATGATATTGTAAAGTTGTTAAGCCCCGATGAGTCTAAAATCGTTACAGCGATTTTTAATATTAAAGCAGAAGGGAATTTCCACGATGAAATAACTGGCTCTCTAAGTGGTATGAATATTCTTTATATGGTAAAAACTGCCGGCACACAGGCAGAATCTGAGCTGCTTGAAAGTGCTCTCAAGAAACTCTACAACGAACGAACCAAAAGGATTCCCCCGGGTAGGGATGATAAAATCCTAACGGACTTAAACGGTCTAATGGCTGCTGCTTTAGCAATAGCCGGAGGCGCTTTTAACGATGATAGTTTTATAAAGGCTGCAAAGGGCTCAGTTTTATTCATAGAAAATGCAATGGCAACTGAGTCAGGCGCACTGTATCACCGTTTCAGAGATGGGCATAGCGCCATAAACTCTACCATTAATGACTATGCGGCTTTAACGTGGGCACTTATTGAGCTATACGAAACCACATTTGAATCAACCTTTCTTACAAAAGCCGTAAAATACATGGATTTTATTTTGGATAATTTTTGGGATAATGAGGCGTCAGGTTTTTTCTTTACGAGTAAAACCTCTGAGACTTTAATAGCACGCCAAAAGGAACTCTATGATGGTGCGCTGCCATCGGGTAATTCCATTTCTCTCTATAATATGCTAAGACTCAGCCGCATAACCGGCTCTCATACGCTTGAGGAAAAAGCACTCACATTCATAGACGCCTTTTATGGGAAAATCAGGGAGCACCCTGCAGCATATCCTTTTTTTGTTCTTGCTGCTGGATTAGCGCATGGTAAAAGAAATGAAATCGTTGTTGCAGGCAATACTGATGAGTCCGTAAAAATACTTAAAACACTTAGACAAAACTTTCTGCCTAACTCTGTATTTGTACTTAAATCCACCGATACAGGAGGAGACAACCCGACAGACTATACAAAGGATATGAGCGGCATTGACGGCAAACCTGCCATTTATATTTGTACAGGGAATGCCTGCCAAAAACCTGTTACAGATCTATCAGAGGCACTGAGAATCGTGTCAAGCACATTTTGA
- a CDS encoding NADH peroxidase — protein sequence MKKFTCTVCGYTHEGSAAPDKCPHCGASADKFIEKSSEGLQWADEHRIGVAKSVDKEIIEGLKANFMGECTEVGMYLAMSRQADREGLPEVAEAYKRIAFEEAEHAAKFAELLGDVLVASTKENLKARVDAEYGACKGKKELATKAKQLNLDAIHDTVHEMCKDEARHGQAFEGLLKRYF from the coding sequence ATGAAGAAATTTACTTGTACCGTGTGTGGCTATACGCATGAGGGCTCAGCGGCGCCGGATAAATGTCCACACTGTGGGGCCTCAGCAGATAAATTTATAGAGAAAAGCTCTGAGGGGTTACAGTGGGCAGATGAGCATAGAATTGGGGTTGCAAAAAGTGTGGACAAGGAGATTATAGAAGGTCTTAAAGCTAATTTCATGGGAGAGTGCACTGAGGTCGGCATGTACCTGGCTATGAGCCGTCAGGCTGATAGAGAGGGATTGCCTGAAGTAGCTGAGGCCTATAAAAGAATAGCATTTGAAGAGGCTGAACACGCAGCTAAATTTGCAGAGCTTTTAGGAGACGTATTGGTTGCGAGCACTAAGGAAAATCTAAAAGCACGGGTAGATGCTGAATATGGCGCATGTAAAGGCAAAAAAGAGCTTGCAACAAAAGCAAAACAATTAAACCTCGATGCCATTCATGATACAGTGCATGAAATGTGCAAAGATGAGGCCAGACACGGACAGGCTTTTGAGGGATTGCTAAAGAGATATTTCTAA
- a CDS encoding DUF1104 domain-containing protein, with translation MRTMIVIILALTLLAGAAYATDFSTYTTDELLGLRGTMWNATVEDRAALHTELTKRVPEMTTEQKKEFSSRPALAGRGMGRGRGMGRGMGYGTNCPYRAN, from the coding sequence ATGAGGACGATGATAGTTATAATATTAGCCCTTACACTTTTGGCGGGTGCTGCGTATGCAACGGATTTCAGCACATACACAACAGACGAGCTTTTGGGGCTCAGGGGCACGATGTGGAATGCCACAGTTGAAGACAGAGCGGCATTACACACTGAGCTTACCAAGAGAGTTCCTGAGATGACCACAGAGCAGAAGAAGGAGTTTTCAAGCAGACCGGCATTGGCTGGCAGAGGTATGGGCAGAGGCAGAGGAATGGGTAGAGGTATGGGATATGGCACAAACTGCCCTTACAGAGCAAACTAA